The Halorientalis sp. IM1011 genome window below encodes:
- a CDS encoding chorismate mutase, translating into MADNDTDRRRTDEMNLDELREEIETIDRELVELIAQRTYVAETIAAVKDEQGLPTTDEEQEQAVMDRAGENAERFDVDSNLVKAVFRLLIELNKVEQRDSR; encoded by the coding sequence ATGGCTGACAACGACACAGACCGACGGCGCACAGACGAGATGAATCTGGACGAACTCCGCGAGGAGATCGAGACCATAGACCGGGAACTCGTGGAGTTGATCGCTCAGCGAACCTACGTGGCCGAGACCATCGCGGCCGTCAAGGACGAACAGGGCCTCCCGACGACCGACGAGGAGCAAGAACAGGCCGTGATGGATCGGGCCGGCGAGAACGCCGAACGGTTCGACGTCGACTCGAACCTCGTCAAGGCGGTCTTCCGGCTGTTGATCGAGTTGAACAAAGTGGAGCAGCGGGATTCCCGTTAA